The following coding sequences lie in one Deinococcus sp. YIM 134068 genomic window:
- a CDS encoding HD domain-containing phosphohydrolase — MSSEASQAAYLLPLQPEDGYHRLLDEMPVMLWTADADGVWEHVNRAWVDYTGLVGGTRGFGFEEALHPEDEAPTLAAWTGAVASGRNYEIEYRLRNRDGEHRWFMVRGVRVDDGAGRRLAWVGTCTDIEEQKRAEAAARAAHEAAVRALGLALEARDRETKGHTDRVTTWATRLGAALGLDDTALEALRLGAYLHDIGKLSISDATLLKPGPLDDAEWETMRGHVLEGERFAATLGFLPAPSLGLIRAHHERWDGSGYPHGLSGGAIPLLARIFAVVDVYDALTSERPYKRAWTAHEAAVELRAQAGRQFDPEIVSAFLRRLEADGRTEFSGE, encoded by the coding sequence GTGTCCTCCGAAGCCAGTCAGGCCGCCTACCTCCTGCCCCTTCAGCCCGAAGACGGGTACCATCGTCTTCTCGACGAGATGCCGGTGATGCTCTGGACGGCAGACGCCGACGGGGTCTGGGAACATGTGAACCGGGCGTGGGTGGACTACACCGGGCTGGTGGGGGGCACGCGCGGCTTCGGGTTCGAGGAGGCGCTGCACCCGGAGGACGAGGCACCCACCCTGGCCGCCTGGACGGGGGCCGTGGCGAGCGGCAGGAACTACGAGATCGAGTACCGCCTGCGGAATCGTGACGGGGAGCACCGCTGGTTCATGGTTCGGGGGGTGCGGGTGGACGACGGCGCGGGCCGCCGCCTCGCCTGGGTGGGCACCTGCACCGACATCGAGGAGCAGAAGCGGGCGGAGGCCGCCGCCCGCGCGGCCCACGAGGCGGCGGTGCGGGCACTGGGGCTGGCGCTGGAGGCCCGCGACCGCGAGACCAAGGGCCACACCGACCGGGTGACGACCTGGGCGACCCGGCTCGGCGCGGCGCTCGGGCTGGACGACACGGCCCTGGAGGCGTTGCGGCTCGGCGCGTACCTCCACGACATCGGCAAGCTGTCGATCTCCGACGCCACGCTGCTCAAGCCCGGACCGCTCGACGACGCCGAGTGGGAGACCATGCGCGGCCACGTGCTGGAGGGCGAACGCTTCGCCGCCACCCTGGGCTTCCTCCCGGCCCCGTCCCTGGGGTTGATCCGCGCGCACCACGAACGCTGGGACGGCTCGGGCTACCCGCACGGGCTGAGCGGCGGGGCCATCCCCCTCCTCGCCCGCATCTTCGCCGTGGTGGACGTGTACGACGCCCTGACGAGCGAGCGGCCCTACAAGCGGGCCTGGACGGCACATGAGGCCGCCGTGGAACTCCGGGCACAGGCCGGGCGACAGTTCGACCCGGAGATCGTCAGCGCCTTCCTGCGGCGGCTGGAGGCGGACGGGAGAACTGAATTCAGCGGCGAATGA